Genomic window (Manduca sexta isolate Smith_Timp_Sample1 chromosome 26, JHU_Msex_v1.0, whole genome shotgun sequence):
CGCTAATAATGGAGTCGGACTTACATAGATTCAGTAAATAAGAACTGGTAGGAACGAATCggaaaaataacacttaatatttttttatacactatagaatatttttaacattttgaaaaaggAAAATGGTAGTTTTACTCCATTATACcacaaaaatacttacaaaactGTTTACAGCAAACGTTAGCTCAATGGGCCAAAGAGAATTTATGGCGGGCGGGCAGCAAACCAACGTTTAGATGGCGTCTATGTAGAGGGCGCTAAGGTATTCAGGTAGGTatacattaagaaataaaaatttgtttctatgggtttttttatttaattttcaatattatcgtaatatttttttattaggtgtATGTATATTCGCGCCAAAATTCCAAATATCAAGATTGTCAAAGAAGAAATAATCTACACAATATTGTCATGTTTAATGGAATTCTAAAAGTTTCTAAATGTCTTCAATTCGTGTGTTTTCGATGAGagtataagttattttatactttgcaGTTGTTTTTGAGGttgatattacttatttttatgatgtatCTAGGTAGGTACGTTTCCAAAtgtagtaagtatataattttttaaaatttcaaaataaataatcatgcaAAGTAGGTATTcgtttattatatagttatagtCTACGTGTGAGCTCCGATAAATCTGTATGTATTATTTcgcaacaataaaataattaatgtaactgAGGATTCATGTGACGATTCTAGTTCATGTGGAGAAGAATcagaaaattcaaaatatttcagttgctttaaattctatatattttgtatgtatatatcCAAGATAACTTTTGTGAATCTTTAATGTAAATAGTTTATTCACTGCCACATTCTATTTTCGAAAAAGTTTTGAATTATCTTTTACAAAAATGGGCTCAACGAATATCGATTGATGATTATTTATCTTCTTTATCGGAGTGTAGAGCAAGTCGCTTCACTATGAAAAGTCGTCAAAATTTTGCTTTCGATATGTCAAAAGTTAATTGTTGGACGgagtatattttgtttagtttttactttatttgacTCTGAGTTCCATTTTTGCCGCATTTAATAACCTTGTGGGACTTTAATATATCtcaaattctttgaatttttggGAACTATCAGCCATTAAGATATCAGCTGACCAATTCATGACTTGCTTGCGACAGTGATCTACatgctaaaatatataatacttgaTCTGATTACTGCAGGTGTAGACCTAGCGAAGAGAATAGAATATAGAAATTTGAAAAATGAGGCAGCCAAAGGAACCAAACCAAGAAGATTGCTGCAACAGTGGTTGTAATCCATGCATATTTGATGTATATGCGaagcatataaaattatataagaaattCCTGGAACACGGTGAAAACTTTTCAGAACCCGTTGTTGAAAATGCTATATCACAGCTTGAATATTCTGCATTTGTTGTAGCTGACAATATCAATTTGTGTGAATCTCATACtctacttacatttaaaaaaaaagttgaggatgataaaaaattaaagtggAGACCTGGCCAACactttctatttaaatttaatgatcaAAATAATGGGTGCACAAGGGCCTACACACCTGTTAATGTAAAAGCAAGAATGAGTGATGGTAATTTTGATTTTGCAATCattattaaaagatatgaaaatgGGCTTGTATCTAATTTTTTAAGTTGTTTAAATAAAGGTGATGAAACATTGTGGAGAGGACCATATGGAAGTTATGAAATTACTGAAAATAAATTctctagaataattatgttagCTCAAGGGACAGGAATAGCACCTTTTATGTCCattattgaagaaatattaaataatgaggaaaatatgactaaaattttattactatattgtAGTCATAGtattgatacaattttatttcgagatgaattgtataaatttaaatcattttggaATTTTTCATATGATGTGTTTGTTTCTAATATTAGtgataaatttgttaaatataaatatcaggaaccaataaaaaacattaaattgacTAATGAAATTTTAGATCAGTATAAACCATTGCCCCAGAAAGACCAATTTCTTTTATGTGGCTCTCAAAAATTTATGGAAAATTACAAGTTATGGttattaggaaaaaatattgctcaagaagatattatattgttttaaattaaaaaataatgtgctTGTAATGTAAGTAGTTAACAAGTGATGACGAGGGTGTGGTGCCTTAGTTGCCACTATCTGTTGATGAATCACTAATGCCAGTTGCatccacaaaaaaaaacatatattttggatcataatattttttatggtaatcaAATAATTTGGCCatggaattattttatactatgttaTACTAAAACTCTCTGGAAACAACCTGACTAGACAGTCACTCACCGTGTGGTAAGCACCACACAGTGAGTGAAGGCGTGCAAGTACCTGCATGACTGTACAGTCATGTacattaatgtatttgtttGGCCGTAGCCCGTAGTATACGAGCAAAGTTGTTTCGCGCTGAAAATCATTTGACAAGCACCTATCGTTTcgaaatataagtttatattattattttattatttcattatgaaaAACCTATTTAAACCTATTATTGTTATCAGTGGTGCCAAATGCCTGCTTTGTAATACCACAGACCATTACATTAAGAAATAcgcaaaaactaaaacattccAGAAACTTTCACCCCAAATAATCCGATTTTCGTAAGAACTGTGTAACTAAATTGCTTGATAGTGTTTGCTCTTAATCGGTAATAGGCTATTTGACTGTGTTTGatgtcgttattttttttaatattcaacagAAATCAGTACAAAAATGAAATCCttctatgaataaaaataattttaacaaaaaattaaaccgccttcaaaaaccactcaaaaccaataaataatttcacataacaagtatatattgggtACCacttttggagtcggtgcctaattaaaattgctagttagctatatttgttgcatagtccatctatgagctaaatttctttcaaatcaattaaaaggagtatgtttgcgtgtactacaacatacacagtgaaaggtgtaataccaagcacatgtatggtgtttcatctttttatttcctcttttttcgaggcagggagtgtaatacacccacatttgaccagctatatgtaataggggaagaatttgggtagtgttacagttcacaaatttaaatatttccttaatagtttccatttgctgtgctgcggcgatgtgcttatctccggtgacgatctgacttgctgactttgtacgctggcagcacattgttttcgtatattcgttaatgtatttatctagcttaactagcaattttaattaggcaccgactccaaaattggtatccaatatatacttgttatgtgaaattatttattggttttgagtggtttttgaaggcggtttaattttttgttaaaattatttttattttttgcttttttgggttagtaaaaatagatcgtctcaatggcatagttgtgtttcgctcacgatacgactatcgcgctgaggagttacacctctgagtaccactgaaaaggggaaaaggtgtgatgctatatatatgtatgtaagaagtagattcaagcaaacctaacgcaaaaacacaactgatattatttggctcacagtacaactatcgcgctgtggtgttacacctctgcctacccctgaaaaggggaaaaggtgtgatgctatatgtatacatatatgtatgtatgtaagaagtagagtcaactatacccaacgcaaaaacacaactaatgtgtttcgcttgcagtacgactatcgcgctgaaatgttacacctctgcctacccctgaaaagggtaacaggtgtgatgctacatatatgtatgtatgtaaaaagtggagtcaactaaacccaacgctaaaacacaactaatgtgtttcgcatgcagtacgactatcgcgatgaaattatacgcctctgcctacccctgacacggggaaaaggtgtgatgctatatatatttatgtaagaagtaaattcaaggaaacctaacgcaaaaatacaactgatatatttggctcacagtacaactatcgcactgtggtgtaacacctctgcctacccctgaaaaggggaaaaggtgtgatgctatatatatgtatgtaaaaagtagattcaagcaaacttgacgcaaaaacacaactgatatatttcgatcatactttaactattgcgctgtggtgttacatctctgcctacccctaaaaaggggaaaaagtgtgatgctatatacatatatgtatgtatgtaagaagtagagtcaattaagcccaacccaaaaacacaactgatatgtttcacatacagtacgactatcgcgatgaaatgttacgcctctgcctacccctgacacggggaaaagatgttatgctatatgtataagtaaggTCAGTAGGggaaagtgcgccataaaattttcatagctgaattcaatgcaaaataatttctttttgtgctgacttaagaatgtaattttattaatttaagaatatttgatattttgtgataacgacctatagtcattcaaatcaatcagacaataaattaatattattttgctcaaaataaaaaaaaatggtagtaggcgcacttgcctccggaaatggggtaagtgcgcctgtgtaaaaaaaaacgccaatatgaaacattataaagaaaacactcactttagtccatagagaaataagttttacccgcattgctcttagataaattttaatcactcaatattataacaaactatggctgttaaatcaaattcggggcaagtgcgccatatatttgtacatcagggcttcaaaacattttacacatttttttgctatatttaaaaaaataataaaaaaatggtagccttaatatgaaatccattttatttctaaaaactaaaaaaataaacatataaaaatgtaggaattaacaattttaatgcattataactcaattacttacaatatggccttatgacatttgatatgttttagctgcattagaatcagataacgtgcctgatcgaacagttgcaacctcttcacgtaaagttactctagaccaaaatatttcagtttttcttttgtaaaaacgaacgatctaaaacaaacaaatatacgacgaattaactaatacgcccttttatttaagtcggctttaaacaaaataccttgagtactaaaattatgctaagtataaaattttaataataataattcatattagtaaaacatattctcaaaaaaggttggtgatatatggttcaggggcaagtgcgccatacgactagtaactgtggcgcacttgccctactcgacaattttgaggtacattttttcgcattgctaaaaaaacctttattttagtatatataaataaaattcaggtaggaagttaaaataaaaggtttaaactatgtactcactTTACTggcttacagaaatatgttacatatcttgaaatatttgatgttatctttcacgtggtcatctctgtttacaggtctaaatgacacttaaaataaaatggcgaataaatcgtattaaaatgaacagagccatttgtgttttttagtggaaccgtatttcagttagtagcattgatataagattgcggtaattgtataacatcaatagttttcgatttttttagggcaggtgcacttaccccgtcggcgcacttgccccacctgaccttatgtgagaagtacaggcaaccaaactcaatgcaaaaacataactaaatacgtcacaggaaagctaaattcgcgttTTCGTTTTCTtgaacgacataattattctagtttttttaattttaaaaccaaactaccaaagcgatcttgaaaaaaattttatgggaccaatctggagagaaattctttcgaataaaaaaagaattttccaaatcggttcataaatgagcgagttctgaggtaacaaacatacaaaaaaaaaaaattcacgtcgaattgataacctcctccttttttttgaagtcggttaaaaaagcattaaaattctataagacatgaggcagtaattctaatttcaaatattgttgaGTGCTAGAGTGGGCTTgcagtggggatatcgcttcatctctttctttcgcacgcactgtaatgcccgctgacgtcacttGCAAATATTTTGTCGATTACGTATTTTTTCGATTACTAGTATGTATAAAATAGATACTTATCATTTCCTAatcgtataaattaaataggatactacaattaatgaaaatgttaatCTGCGAAAAATTGTGCGAGGAGTTTAATTCTATGGGCAGGAGTTTAATtcttcattcataaaataaaaaaaaatctacagcCTGACATAGAAAAGTCAAACATAAATTCTATTTAGATTCGCAGAACTTTTATCTAATGATAGAAAAATTTGTTTCAAGTTTATTACGAGTACTTAGTTTCCTTCAAAACATCGTCAATTGACTCATTCAAGATGCACCGAATAATTACCTATATTGTAAGTATAGTTATAAGCATGTCGAGAATAgttcacataaaataattatgaactgTTGAAAAGTTTATCTAAAtcctttttcttcttcttttatattatggctgccacgGTTTATTCACCGGTGATATTGTCAATGTCGATTAAATacagatataaaacaaaaagggaCTACAAAATCAGGTACATAatcaaaaaactatttttgaaaaACTTCTTTCGAGCATTTTCATCCTAAAATAATGTGAAAGTTTTTTCtcattcttttttatgttttattttataaaatggcaACACAAACTTGCTTCGTTTATGGATTTTTTCGCGCCGGCGCGAAACGTGTTTGACTATTAGCTTGCTTTATATTTCGTTCGTGTAAATTGAATTTCGTGAAACATGGTTTCGGCTATTTAAAAGGGTTGCAGTACCTTCTGTTTAGACAAACGTCTATTATTCtctaaacataattatgtaatacACTAAACAGTAACTTAAACTGATACATTAAGTGATAGATATGTGCGTGGTGTGAGGCTGTGCCGAATAGTAATATAGTACAGAGTGCGTTCGATAAAAATGGGTTCTATCGTTTTAAAAAGTTTGTCTATCCTTTTGGGATTGTTTTTCATATTCGTTGGAATCACAAAACTAACTCCGATAATATCGAAGGAGTTGCATAAAGATCTGGTGAGtaccatattatattatcagaTGGTTTTGCACAGACAGAATAAAAGGTCGCTTGGTGCATTGAGATTTTTGTAGCAGAGCGATCAATGTGGCTTGCTATTTTGGTATTTGGCCTGCCGCCTAATACCACCAGTGAGTTGTCTCATTGCGACACGCAGCGTAAAGCTGAAGAATCGTCTTGagctagtttttaatttatgttattttattgacaTAGCCCTATAGTCGACAATTTGTACAATTACTACAGACgtgtttgttaataaatactGGTACTCGTATTAGAAATCATGATTTTTGGCGGCTTTTAATTGGATATGTAGATTATAAGCAATAAATACAAGTTTACCCTAATGATGTAATTACCTTTCTACAAGTTTGTTTAGTGGGTAGCTAGGGATCATTATTAATTAGATACatttaaacatttacaaatattatacaaaacatcAATTTGGCTTTTTGTAGTATGACATATAGGGGTTGTTTCAATCGTATAGGGCGCAAATCAGTCTCGACCTCTttccaacataaaaaaaaatatccttggTTACacgaagtatttttttgttttagaataagGTTAGGTAGGTTTGTGGCTGCCTGGAGGCCTAGGTGAAAAAAAATTGGGTGCTCCTTTTTTAGCAGGACATTTTTTAAGGTCACAACTATAT
Coding sequences:
- the LOC115447520 gene encoding NADH-cytochrome b5 reductase-like, which produces MRQPKEPNQEDCCNSGCNPCIFDVYAKHIKLYKKFLEHGENFSEPVVENAISQLEYSAFVVADNINLCESHTLLTFKKKVEDDKKLKWRPGQHFLFKFNDQNNGCTRAYTPVNVKARMSDGNFDFAIIIKRYENGLVSNFLSCLNKGDETLWRGPYGSYEITENKFSRIIMLAQGTGIAPFMSIIEEILNNEENMTKILLLYCSHSIDTILFRDELYKFKSFWNFSYDVFVSNISDKFVKYKYQEPIKNIKLTNEILDQYKPLPQKDQFLLCGSQKFMENYKLWLLGKNIAQEDIILF